The Desulfobacterales bacterium genomic interval CCGGAAGACGGCATGAGCGCCGATCAGCTGGCAGAGGCGTTTGGAACCGTGCCGTCAATACCCAAAGAACAGATGCCCGATACCCGCAGCATTCTTCAGATTCTGAACCAGATGGCCGAGATCGGCTTGATCCGTAAAGGCATGATGCTATCGGCTTATGTGCGGATGAAAGGCGGAAACAACGCGAAAAAGGTTCTTAACAGAGTCTGCGAAATCGATCAGGCCATGCTGGGTGTTCTTCAGGAAGCGCATCCCGTGGAGACCGTCGGCGAATGGGTGGATCTGAACCTGCGGTGGCTGAACCAGCGCCTGCTGGACAAGGGATTTTCGGATGCAAATCCTGAAGTCCTGAAGCGGCTTCTGGACAGTCTCAGCCGCGATGGCAGGGGATTTGCGGGTCGCCGGGGCAGTATCCGTCTCCAGCATATCAACCAGAGTTATTACCGGGTCCGATTTAATCGCGCCTGGGCTGCAATCGCTGAAATTGCAAACCGGCGGCGAAACCTGGCCTATGTGATTCTGGATGCGTTGTATGGTTTTATGGATGAAAAACGGCGGGCATCGGGCGAGATTTTCGTGGAGTTTTCCGTCAATGACCTTTCCGATGCCATCCGACGGGATATGACCCTGCAGGTTCAGCCGGATAAAATGCTGGCAGCCATAGACCGGGGCCTGCTGTTTCTTCATGACCATAAGGTGATCATCCTTCAAAAAGGTCTGGCAGTATTCCGTCAGGCCATGACCATCCGTATTGTGCCGGAATCAACATCGAGGCGGTACACCAAAGGGGATTTTGAGCCGGTGGCGCACCACAACAAACAGCGGGTGCTTCAGGTTCATGTGATGAATGAATATGCCCGTCTGGGGATTGAAAAAATCCGGCAGGCCCTTGCCCTGGTGCTGGGCTATTTTACCATGGACCATAAGAGTTTTATCCGCAGATTTTTCAAAGGGCGGGAAAATCTGCTGGAGATGGCCACCAGTGAAGAATCCTATCAGCGCGTTGTCGAGACCCTTAAAAATCCGGTTCAGGAAGCGGTGGTGGCCGGAAGGGCCGACAGGAACACGTTGATTCTGGCCGGACCCGGGTCCGGGAAAACCCGTGTGGTCATTCACCGGTGCGCATACCTGCTCCGGGTGGAGCGTGTTCCGGGAAAAAGCATTTTGATGCTGTGCTTTAACCACGCTACCGCCCTGAACCTTCGAAAACGCCTGTGGGAACTGGTGGGAACCGATGCCGCCGGTGTCACCATTTTAACGTATCATGGCCTTGCCATGCGTCTGACCGGACGCTGCTTTTCAACGGAACTTGAAAGCGGAAAACCGGAAAACGCCGGCCTGGGACAGCGGCTGGATGATATTCTTCAGGAGGCGATACAGCTGCTTTCCGGGCACAAGGAAATTCCGGGGCTGGAACCGGACGAGATCCGGGAGCGCCTGCTGTCCGGTTATCAGCACATTCTGGTGGATGAATACCAGGATATTGACGAGCGGCAATATCAGCTGATTTCCGCACTTGCCGGCCGCAGCATCAAGGAGACGGAGGCAAAGCTCTGCATCCTGGCTGTGGGGGATGATGATCAGAGCATCTACGGATTCCGCAACGCCAATGTGGCGTTTATTCGAAAATTCAGGGAAGATTATCATGCCGATGTCCATTATCTGGTCGAAAATTACCGCTCCACCCATCACATCATCCAGGCGGCCAACAGTCTGATTTCCCATAACCGGGGCCGGATGAAAACCGGCCATTCCATCTGCATCAACCGGTTCAGAAAGCACCAGCCTTCCGGGGGCACCTGGGAGGTCAGGGACCCGGTATCAAAGGGAAAGGTCCAGATTCTTACCGTGGCCGATTGCGCGGCGCAGGCCGGGGCGGTTGTGCAGGAAATTCGGAGACTTCAGGGCCTGTACCCGGAAATTTCCCTGGATGATATCGCGGTGCTGGCCAGAAACGGCATGAACCATCCGGAGCTGTCTTCTGTCCGATCCGCACTTGAATGTCAACGCCTGCCCTTCAGTTATGCGCTGGACCGGGAGGTGTCATTTTCGGTATCCCGGATTCGTGAAGTCCATGCGGCCGTCCAGGTGTTCTCGGTTATGAAGCACATGTCCATGGCGGCATCGGATCTTATCGATGCAGCATCCACCCATGGCGGTCTGCATTCGAATCCATGGCAGGAGACGGTGTGCCGCCTGCTGGAGGCGTGGCAGCAGGAGACGGGAAACGCACCGGTAACCGTCCAATGCGCGATCGATTTCATGATGGAGGCGGTGGCTGAACAGCGGCGGGAACAGAGAATCGGTCATGGCATTTACCTCAGTACGGCTCACGGCGTGAAAGGTCTTGAATTTTCGCATGTGTTCATTCTGGACGGCGCATGGCGAAATCCGCCGGATGCCGAGAGCCTCGAAGAAGAACGCCGCCTGTATTATGTGTCCATGACGCGGGCGCAAAACATGCTGACGGTATTCCGGCGAAGGGATTGGCACAATCCGCATGCCGGCCTGATCGACCCGGAGCATGTCGTTGAACGCATCGTGGACATCGCTTCCGATCCATCGCCGGAGTCCTTCAGCCGGCGATATGCCGTGTTGGGAATGAAACACCTGTTTCTGGATTATGCCGGGCGAAAGCGCCCCGAAGATCCGGTCCATGAAGCGCTCCGCCGGCTGAATACGGGAGATATCCTGCTTATGCAAAAAAACAATGAGCAGGTGCTGCTGGCCACGGCAGCGGGTGTTGCGGTAGCCCGGCTGTCAAAGGTTGCGGCAGAACTCTGGAAAGATCAGCTGGGCCTGATTGAGCAGGTTGCCGTGATCGGAATTGTGCGGCGGCGCGTGGAAGATACTCAGCCCGAATTCCGTCCGATGATCCGAAACCCTGTATGGGAGATTCCTCTGGTCGAAATCCGTTACCGAAGTAAACCTGTTTAAAATCGAATCGGATCCGGGGCTCAGTAAGAATAGGGCGGGACTGAGCCCGCGACACCGTGGCCGAAATTATGATCAAGCCCGCCAGCGATAATGCCGGATACAAAGTGCCATCGTGTATCTCATTGAATTCAATAAACTTTGCGTGAATTTTTAAAATTATATTTGCATTAACGGATCGTTTTTTATATTATTAGTCAATAAGAAAATTCATCAGTATCCATTCCTGCTTCCATTTGCATCATTTTCGGATGATGTTTATTTGTGATTCTCACTATTAGCCATCCATCAGTATAGTTTAGGGCCATTCAAGTTCAGGGTTCGGTTGTTGATCGTTTAAAACGGAGTATTTCGGGATTAATCGGATCTGACGCTTCAGCGAAAAAAATATGGTCGGTGCATGACCTCTGTTTGCGGGTTTTTTCTGATTGCTTGAATTTGATTCGGTCGTTTCCGGGGTTACAAATCAGCTGCCAGAGTGGTGTCTGCTTTTTGACCTGTGCAATCAGGCGCCGGCTTTTCAGTAAACGTTCCGGGTAAATTCGTCAGGTAAACGAGCCGCGATGTTGATTGGTAAGGGCCGCGGTTGAGGAAGTGTAATTTGCGAACGCGTCAATATGGAAGAAAACAGAAAGGAGCCTACATCATGTCACAGAAAAAGGAAAGGATGACAACGGCATTCGGCATCCCGGTCGGCGATGATCAGAACAGCCTGACGGCGGGTGAACGTGGGCCGGTTTTAATGCAGGATGTTCACCTGCTTGAAAAACTTTCCCACTTTGACCGGGAACGAATTCCGGAACGGGTGGTTCATGCAAAGGGGGCGGGGGCCGGTGGTTTTTTCGAGGTCACGGCAGATGTGAGCCGGTACACCCGGGCGAAATTCCTTTCGCAGATCGGAAAGCGGACCGAGGTTATTGCGCGGTTTTCCACCGTCGGCGGTGAAAGGGGATCGGCGGATTCTGCACGGGACCCTCGCGGATTTGCGTTAAAATTTTACACGGAAGAGGGGAATTATGATCTGGTAGGGAACAATACCCCGATTTTTTTCATCCGTGATCCCCTCAAATTTCCTGATTTTATTCACACCCAGAAACGTCATCCGGCCTCCAACCTTCCGGACCCGGACATGTTCTGGGATTTTCTGTCCCTGACGCCTGAATCCATCCATCAGGTGACGATTCTGTTCTCCGACCGGGGCACCCCGGCAACGTTTCGTCATATGAACGGTTACGGCAGCCATACGTTTAAATGGTACAATGACAAAGGTGAATATTTCTGGGTAAAGTATCATTTGAAGACCGATCAGGGCATTATGAATCTGACCCGGGAAGAATCTTCGAAAATTGCCGGCGAGGACCTGAACCATGCCACCCGGGATTTATACGAAGCCATCGGAAAAAAAGACTATCCGTCCTGGACGCTTGAAATGCAGATCATGAAGCCGGAAGATGCAAAAAAATATCGCTTTGACATATTTGATCTGACCAAGGTCTGGCCGCATGCGGATTGTCCGCCGATCAAGGTGGGAAAACTGGTACTCGACCGCAATCCGGTCAATTATTTTGCCGAGGTGGAGCAGGCGGCCTTTTCTCCGGCCAATCTGGTTCCGGGTATCGGCGTTTCTCCGGATAAAATGCTCCAGGCACGGCTGCTTTCCTATCATGACACCCATGTACACCGCCTGGGTCCCAATTATCATCTGCTTCCGGTCAATTCACCGAAGGCGGCAGCCGAGAACAGCTACCAGAGAGACGGTTTCATGCGTGTGGATGCGAATGGCGCAGACAGGCCCAATTACTGGCCGAACAGTTTCGGAGGACCTGAACCGGATAAAAGTGTTCTGGAACCGGCATTTGAAGCCTCGGGAATGGCCGGGCATTATCCGTTTACGCATCCGAACAGCGATTTTCTCCAGCCTGGAAACCTGTTTCGACATGCGTTGTCCAACATGGATCGGGAGCATCTGGTCGGGAATATAGTCGCTCACCTGGGCGGGGCACGTAAGCGCATCCAGCTGCGTCAGTGTGCGTTGTTTTTCAAAGCGGATCCGGAATACGGGTTGCGGGTGGCTGAAGGGCTGGCCTTAAAATCCAATGAAGTCAAGCAGCTGGCGGAAATATCCACTGAAGAGCGAAATAAAGCCACCTCTCAGCAGGTATGGGGTGATTAAATGACAGGGGATCGGTTTTCAGCTGCCGCGGACCAGCTCCACAACGGTAATTTCCGGTGGAGCAAGTATCCGCATGGGCGGTCCCCATGTGCCGGTGCCCCGGCTGGTATAAAGATGCGCTCCGTTTGCCAGTTCATAGTGCCCACCGATCATGGGGAATAAAAGGGCGACCAGATAATTGAACGGAAATATCTGACCCTTGTGGGTATGGCCGGACAGCTGAAGGTCGAACCGCCCCTCTGAGCCGGGGCTGACAAGGGGCCGGTGCTTGAGAAGCAGGGTAAACTGCCCGTTTCCGTATACCGAATCCAGCAGCTTGTCTTCAGAAATGGAACCGGCTATGGAATGATCATCGACCCCCACAATGTTAAGTCCGGGATCGGTTGATATGGCGCGGTCGCGAAGAAGGATAAATCCTGATTTTTTCAGGAACCTCTCCGACCGGGCCAGTCCCGCGTAAAATTCATGGTTTCCGGTCACGGCGTATTTGCCGTAAGGCGCATCGAGTTCCCGGAGCAGGTCGGAAAGTCCGTTAATATGGTCCAGGCGGCCGTCCACCAGATCCCCCGTGCAGACGATCAGATCTGGTCTGGTGGATTTGACGGCATCGGTGATGGCGTTCAGTCGTTTGGATTGCGTCATGAGTCCCAGATGGATATCCGAAATCTGGACAATGCGAAACCGGTCTACATTCGGGGGAAATTTTTTCGTTTCGATCCGGATGGTTTCAATTTTCAATTCGCGGGCCTCAAATACGCCATATCCGCAGAGCATGACAACCAGTACGATCAATCCCAGCACGGCAGGCTTTCCGGAAGACAGGGGCAGACCGATGGGGGTAACGGCACTGACAGCCCATGCCAGAAGGTCATAGGCCATCGTCAGAATAATTCCCGTAAAGGCCAGGAAGATAAACCCCATCCAGTAATAGCCGATGATGCCAACCGCACGACCCGTCAGGTTAAAGCCGAAACGTTCAAACATCCGTGACAGGACAGGTGCCAGGATCATGAAAATGAGAAACACCGTGAACGGAAACCGCCAATAACCGGATGCCGGAATCAGCGGGCGGACCCGGAAGAAGAACAGTGCGTGCATGGCACTGTATATGGAAAGGAAAACAGCCAGAAATAAGGACATGAAAAGATCTGCTCCGTAGGGGATGAAATTGGTTGATTTGTGTCGACGCCGGTTTGTTGCCAGAGATATTTTTATCATTTTTACCATGAAGAATACAACTGTAAACTCAACAGGATATTGAATCGGTTCAATTTTAAAATGGACAATATTTTTAGCGCTCTTTGTCAATGCAAATACCTTTGGATTTGTTCGAAATATAGTGGTATATGGCGAAAAATTCGAATTTATATATGATGGTTTTCTGCATTCAACAAAGCAAGCAAACAAATCTTTTTCAGGTGTTGACAGATGGACAGGGCTTTGAACATAAAAAAGTTTTTCATTATTTGTATCCTCCTGCCCCTGGCCGGTGCCGTGGATTGTTTCGTATCCAGTGTATGCCCGGCCACCCGTTTTTTCCCTCAGGCCCTGTCCCAACAAACAGGCGGTCCGCGGGATCAGTTTAAATCAGGGCAAAGGCAGCTATACGAAAAAGACAGACATAACCTCAAGCTGGTGGGAACAGTTATCGGTGAGGGGATAGACTCGTTTGCCATTTTAATCGATCCTGACACGGGCCGACAGCTTTTCTTTCATATAGGTGATTCCATTAAAGGCGCTGTTATCAGGAATATTTTGAGAGGGAAAATTATTCTGTCCATTGACGGGAAAGAGGAAGTGTTGATGGTGAAAAGCAAGTCTGATCATGACGTCGTTATTCAATCTGATGACGATGAAAGAAAAGATGTCACGGAAAGTGAAACCGGGGTCCGGACCGAACAGATAAAACCCGATATCGAAGAGGATATCCGGATCGAACCGGGGGAAAAGCAGGATGATGATGCCGGACAGGGAAAAGATCAGAGTGATGAAAATGAAGCTTCGCCCGAACGGGAAGGGCAGGGGACAGAAAATACCGGTGCGCCGGATTCGGAAAACTTGGATGCGGATAAAAACAGCCGCGCGGATCAAGCCGATCCGGATAGTGAAAATGCAGTAGAATCCGATCAGTAAGCTTAATGGATGTACTTATATCGCTTGATTTTCTGGGTCGGTGTTTTTTCAAACGGCTGCATTTCGTGCAGAACCTGGGTCAATCGGGAAAATTTATTCACCTTCTCGTTGACATGGGTTTTGATTTCCCGCAATCTATCGTTGATAGATTGCTGCATTTCAGATTGAAACTGAACCGCACTGTGTTTTAATTCGCTGAATTCAGCCTCGAGTTTTTCCTGATTGAGGTGAACTCGGGCCACCAGTTTTCCTTTTAGTTCATAAACTACCGATTCAATGACAAAATCGTGATTATTGATGATTGATTCGATTTCCTCCGGATAGATATTTTCTCCGCAGGGGCCTAAAATCATGTTTTTCAGACGCCCTTTGATAAAAAGGTAGTTGTCCTTGTCCAGCATGCCCAGATCGCCGGTTTTAAACCATCCGTCCTCGGTGAACACTTCTTTTGTCCGAATGGGGTCTTTATAATAACCTTTCATGACATTGTCGCCCCGGACCAGTATCTGGCCTTCTCCGGTCGAGGGAGCCGGATTGTCAATTTTGAGTTCCTGGTCGACGATCGAAGGTCCGGTGGACTGGAATTTTGTTTTTTTTGCGTTTGAGCCGGCAACCAGCGGTGATGTTTCGGATATTCCATAGCCGATGGCATAAGGAAATTTTCCCTCTCTCAAAAACCGTTCCGTAATCGGGTCCAGTTTGGCACCGCCGATTCCGAAAAATTTCAGTTGTCCTCCGAATGTTTCCATCAGCTTTCTGGATGCAGCACGGTGCAGAAATTTGCGGAACACACTGATTCGGTACAGGACCCGCATGAATTTGTTTTTGTTGAATTCAGGCAGTATTTTGGTCTTGAATATTTTTTCCATAACAATTGGAACCGTCAGCATCAGCGTCGGCTGGACCTTTTTTAATGCGGGCATCAGTACATTGGGTGCAGGAATTTTGTCCAGATAATATACGGATGCTCCCTGCATGACAGGAAGGATAAGGCCTATCGTGCATTCATAGGTGTGGGACAGTGGAAGCACGGAAAGAAACCTGTCACCCTGATTAATCTTCTGGATGTGGGTACAGGCGATGACGTTGGAGACGATGTTTTTATGGCTGAGCATGACCCCCTTGGGTTGTCCGGTCGTCCCTGAGGTATAGATAATGGCGGCCAGATCATCCTCGTCGATCTCGGTGCTGTCCAGGGCGTCTGATGAAATGTCGTTTTTGCTCAGAATATCTGACAGATTGGTTTTTTCAGGTAAATGGCCGCAGGAAAACCCGGAAGCTCCGGGTAGCAGGCTCCAGTCATTGATAATTATGATGGAAGAAAGCGTATCGATGATAACCCCTTCCATTTTTTTACACAAGCGTTCGGAGATTAAAACGATTTTTGCCTCGGAATGCTCAATGATAGATGTGACCTCGTTGGGATGAAAATCCGGCAGGATCGGCACAATGACCGCTCCCATCGTTGTAACGGCAAAATAGGCGATTGCCCAGTTGGGTGAATTTTCACTGTAAAGCGCAATTTTATCTCCCTTGTGAATTCCCCGGGTGCGGAGAAATAATGACAGCTTTCCGACTAAGTCATGAAACTCGCAATAGGTGATAGGTGACTGCCCGACAAAGCTCAACGCCGGTCGGGTGGCATACAGCGTTTTTGATTTCTGAAGGAGTCTGTCCAGAGTTCGTTTCATCGATACAACCTTACATTCTATACATTAAGACATAAAAAAATTGGCACCCAATGGCTTTCCACTATACGGATCATAAGTCAAGTTTATGCACGGGTGCCCGAACGAAAAACGTTTTGGATTATGAAAAACAATTGTTATCCTGTATCAATATCATATTATTTATTCAAGCAATTTCTGGAAGCCGTATGAGTAAATTGACTGGCGATGTGTCCGGGACGCCTTTTTTTTGAAGTGAGGGTATGTTTTTTTGATAACTATTTGTTTTTTGGGCTTGATCATAACTGCGGCCATAACGTCGTGAGGACCGTTCCGGCCGTTCCCGGCTTCTCCAGCACGATACGGGGGGGATGTTACATGGGCAGGGGAGCTTTTTCCGTTCGATTCCGTCCGCTCTGCTTGGCCGTATAAAGTGCTTTGTCGACTCGAATGAGCATGCTGTCTTCGTTATCTTCGGGGATATACTGCGCAACCCCGAGGCTGATGGTTACCGGAATCTCTGTGCCTTTATAAAGAGCCGGTGCGTTGCTGACCGCTTTACGAATTTTTTCTGCCATATTGAATGCGTTATCCAGGTTGCATCCTTTCAGAAGAATTAAAAATTCTTCCCCGCCCCACCTGCAAATTACGTCAGAAGCCCGCATGTTACTGCAGGTGATGTTAACGACATGTTGTATCACTGAATCCCCCGCAATATGGCCCAGCGTGTCATTGATTTTTTTGAAAAGGTCAATGTCAAATAATATTACAGATAAGCCGGTTTTGTTTCGATGAACATCCTTTAATGCCTGATTAATGATGATATCAAACGCCCGTCGATTATAGATTCCGGTGAGCTTGTCCGTCGTTGCCATTTTTTCAAGCCGGCTCTGATAAGCAGACAAAGTCAGATTCGTTAACATGACGACTATGATTGTGATCACAATGCATATGGCCAGATTGATAAAAAGCGTGTGAAGAATTTGCCTGATTGACTCCTCTTCGCTCTGTTCCACAAATAAATACCAACCGAATTCAGGGATATACCGGGTGTTCAGATGAACCGTCGTCCCGTTGTTTTTATATTTGAAAGAAGTGTCCTGATTGAATAATATTTTCGTCCGCAGAGAACGGATACCGTCGATTTCGAAGATGTTTTTTATGTCTGTCGTAAAATTTTGTCCATGAAGGGGAATGTTTCCCTCTTTATCAATAAAGTATATGTTACGATGGTATCGTTGCTGGTAATTTTCAATCAGTAATTTTACGGCATGAACCGTAAGCCCTATTCCGGTTGCCCCGATATAGTTGCCTTTATAGTCATAGACCCGATGATTGATGAATATCGTCATGGCATCTTTATTGGCCATGTCAGGGTCAACATTTATCTCATAATCGGATGTCATTTTCTGAACACGAAAATACCATTTGTCACGCGCTTCATCGGGCTTTATTTTTTTTAAAATTCCATCCGAATGATAGTAAATTTTTGTCTGTTCGGAAACAAAAAAGGCTGTGAACGTATTGTATTTTATTTGAATTTCTTTAAGATAGTGAGTGATTTTATCCGCGCACTGTTCACCCTGCAGCACCCAGTCCCGAAGGAAGGTGTCCGTCGCCATGAGTGATGAAATAAAAATTGGACGAAGCAGATCATGCTGGATTTCAGAATAAATATTGTCACTGGTCAATGGCAGTTCATTTTGGATGATATGTGAACGCAATGAAGATCTGGAAACAAAGAAACTTGCCAGACTCGTAACCATGAAGCCTGCGATCAGCAGTAAACTGATAATGGTGATAAGCTGGTTTTTCCTTTGTGTCATGTAAACCTTTCAATCTTTTCCCGCTGTTATATTAGCCGAACCGGTTGCGTATGACGCCCTTCGTGCTGGAATCCTTACGCCTTCCTTGCGGATACGTGAGGCAGCATCTTGACAATAGACCTGAAGAGGAGTCTTCAGGAAGTCATACCAAAAATCACACGCTTATTAACAGATTTTTTTTATTATGAGTAGCTTGAATATTTTCGGCTCCTGAGTCAGGCCTGCTTCAGGCCAGTTTTATGGTCCCCGTATCGATTACGGCATTGCTCAAAATTGCGGCTACCAGAAACAGATACTCCGGCATCTTTGCCTGATCCCATTGGAGTTTTTTGCCCAGAAGCGTTTCACTGATCTCTGAGACGTTATATCCCAGGGATTCAAGGGAATACCGCATTTTGTCTTTCCGAATGCAGGGCTGCCCTTCTTTTCTGCTGCAGGTATTGCAGACGTCACAGTTGCCGGAAAACAGAACCTCGGCGGTTGAAAGATCTGCTTCGATTTCCAACAGGGCGGCGTTCAGCAGATGGCGCCTGCGGTGGTAATACGCCAATGCGTCGTTCCGGTTTTGAACGGGGTCCAAATGGACTTTTACCCCGATGATACAGGCATGCTGAAATTGATGGATATAGCCGGAGACATCAAACCCGTGAGGGGGACAGGACCAGAATTGCCCATATTTCGGACATGACTTACAGTAACCTGTCACCTCTTCGGGCCGGTGATAATCGGATAATTCGGAAAGCGGTACGGATCTGATCTTAAAATCTTCCAACCTTTTTGTGCTCCATAGTGGGGGCAGTTCTAAAATAATTTAACAGTACAGGAATTTCCATTTTTTGAGGTCAAAAAGAGATAGTTTTTCGTCCGCAGATTACGTATGAAAAAATTATCCACAGATTACACAGATTAAATAAAAGGGAAAAAAATTATCCGCGGATTACGCGGATTTTCGCAGATTAAAAGAAAAGCAAGACAGGTTGGTGTTTTAATTTAAAAATAATCTGTGAAATCAGATGTAATCTGTGGATAAAAATATTTTAATCCATTCGGATATGGCATACCTTAACCTTATTAAAAAATACAATATAATTTATTCGAAAATACCAAATACGACCGATAGAACTGATCGGTTGAGTCTCATATGATAAATAATGCTATTTTGCCAAAATAGTGACCAGCTTTTCATCCGGATTCCCGCTTGGTTGAATCATTAAACTGATCTGCATAATACAAAAAATGTTTCAATGGATTCAGTCAGATGGTGTTCATCCGCAGTCTGTTTTTTGTTTTTTTCGGGCTTGATCATAACTGCGGCCACAATGTCACGGGGTCCGTCCCGCCCGTTGCCGGCTTCTCCAGCACGATCCGGGGGATGCCGGGCCCATGAAGCTAAAGCGCAAAAACTCGGCAAGCCTCAAACAGTTTGCGCTTCTTAACGCTTCATGGCCCCGACATCTTTTCCCCGGATCGCGCCATGTCGTACGCCGGCAACGGGCGGGACTCCGAGGCTACGCACAGCAAAATATGGCCGCAGTTATGACCAAGCCCTTTTTTTCGTTTTCCCTGTTGAATGCGAAGCGCATTTCTCCGTGGCCAGGTTCAGATTTTAATCCTTAAAATACCCCATGTATTCCTGCGGTTAAAATCTTTGCCTTCCTTGCATTTGAATAAACTATCCAGTTTCCGGGTGAACACCGGTTAAAATTCGAAGCATTGTAGAAAGATGCAAAGAAAACTCTGACCTTAAACATTTTTGAGGGGAGGCGATGCGATAGAAAATACTTGCAAAGGATGGGCGGCAGCGAAAATTAACTGTAAAAAAATAAGGAGGACTGTAAAATGAACCAACAAAAGAAGTACTGTTTCTGGTTAATTTCAATCTGCTTTCTGTTCGTCGCAGGGGCTGCCAGTGCAGTTGTCTCTGCGCAGCAGGGGAAAGTTGTCTCCAGCTATGGACCGACGAATCAGGATGTTACTTTCGAGCAAATCAAAGCAGAACGTATGTCCGTGAAAGCCGAACGGGCTAAACAGCACGATAAATTACTGAATTCCCGCTATGACCTTTCAAAGAAGGTCGCCGCCAAGTCTGTTATGTCAGGGGGAAAACCCATCCCTGTGGGGCCGACCGCCAGACTTCAGGGCGTAACGTGGGAGCAGCTTGGTAAAATGACTCCCGAACAGATCAAAGGAAAAGGGCTTTTTCCGTACAAACCCCTCCCGTTTGCAGACCACGCAGAGGGGGGCATGCTCTTCCCGGAGATGATTACGAAATTACTGCCACGGTTGGTACGCTTTGACCTGGATTTCGACCTGCCCGAGCATATCCTTCCGGACCCGGCCCCTGGAATTTACCTGACCACCCGGCCTGACCTGGGTGATGTGGCAAAAGGCCGTCTTATTACTATCGACAATTACTACGAGATTTTCAACGGCATCCTGAACCCCAAGCAGCTTGAGGGCCTGCGTCTTCTCGTGACCCAGTTTCCGCAACAGCAATTTAACGCGACTGAAGACCGCCGGTCCGACAAGCCCAGCCTGGGCGTAACCTGTTTCGACTGTCATGCCAACGGTCACACCAACGGGGCCAACCATCTTGTCGGCGACATCCGTCCACAGGAATTCAGGCACCGTATCGAAACACCCTCCTTGCGGGGTGTGAACATCCAGAGGCTATTCGGCTCACAGCGTGCTTTGAAAACAGTGGAGGATTTTACGGAGTTTGAACAACGTGCCGCCTATTTTGATGGAGATATCTGTATGGCCGCCAAGAAGGGGGTGAACGTTCTTGAAAGGGGCTCCCAAGTACATTTCATGGCGGAATTTATGGCGCTCCTGGATTTTCCCCCGGCACCCAGGCTTAATATCTATGGCGAACTCGACCGTATCAAGGGCGGCCCGGATGAACTGCGCGGTGAGACGCTTTTTAACGGGAAGGCCCGGTGCGCTGCCTGCCATCCTGCCCCATACTACACCGACAACAGCATGCACGACCTCATGGCAGAGCGTTTTTACAACCAGGAGTTAGCAAATGGCAT includes:
- a CDS encoding AMP-binding protein, encoding MKRTLDRLLQKSKTLYATRPALSFVGQSPITYCEFHDLVGKLSLFLRTRGIHKGDKIALYSENSPNWAIAYFAVTTMGAVIVPILPDFHPNEVTSIIEHSEAKIVLISERLCKKMEGVIIDTLSSIIIINDWSLLPGASGFSCGHLPEKTNLSDILSKNDISSDALDSTEIDEDDLAAIIYTSGTTGQPKGVMLSHKNIVSNVIACTHIQKINQGDRFLSVLPLSHTYECTIGLILPVMQGASVYYLDKIPAPNVLMPALKKVQPTLMLTVPIVMEKIFKTKILPEFNKNKFMRVLYRISVFRKFLHRAASRKLMETFGGQLKFFGIGGAKLDPITERFLREGKFPYAIGYGISETSPLVAGSNAKKTKFQSTGPSIVDQELKIDNPAPSTGEGQILVRGDNVMKGYYKDPIRTKEVFTEDGWFKTGDLGMLDKDNYLFIKGRLKNMILGPCGENIYPEEIESIINNHDFVIESVVYELKGKLVARVHLNQEKLEAEFSELKHSAVQFQSEMQQSINDRLREIKTHVNEKVNKFSRLTQVLHEMQPFEKTPTQKIKRYKYIH
- a CDS encoding cytochrome B6 encodes the protein MNQQKKYCFWLISICFLFVAGAASAVVSAQQGKVVSSYGPTNQDVTFEQIKAERMSVKAERAKQHDKLLNSRYDLSKKVAAKSVMSGGKPIPVGPTARLQGVTWEQLGKMTPEQIKGKGLFPYKPLPFADHAEGGMLFPEMITKLLPRLVRFDLDFDLPEHILPDPAPGIYLTTRPDLGDVAKGRLITIDNYYEIFNGILNPKQLEGLRLLVTQFPQQQFNATEDRRSDKPSLGVTCFDCHANGHTNGANHLVGDIRPQEFRHRIETPSLRGVNIQRLFGSQRALKTVEDFTEFEQRAAYFDGDICMAAKKGVNVLERGSQVHFMAEFMALLDFPPAPRLNIYGELDRIKGGPDELRGETLFNGKARCAACHPAPYYTDNSMHDLMAERFYNQELANGMMMAHDGPIKTFPLRGIKDSPPYLHDGRCFTLEDTVEYFNLVQQLQLTAPEKKDIVAFLRSL
- a CDS encoding metallophosphoesterase; its protein translation is MSLFLAVFLSIYSAMHALFFFRVRPLIPASGYWRFPFTVFLIFMILAPVLSRMFERFGFNLTGRAVGIIGYYWMGFIFLAFTGIILTMAYDLLAWAVSAVTPIGLPLSSGKPAVLGLIVLVVMLCGYGVFEARELKIETIRIETKKFPPNVDRFRIVQISDIHLGLMTQSKRLNAITDAVKSTRPDLIVCTGDLVDGRLDHINGLSDLLRELDAPYGKYAVTGNHEFYAGLARSERFLKKSGFILLRDRAISTDPGLNIVGVDDHSIAGSISEDKLLDSVYGNGQFTLLLKHRPLVSPGSEGRFDLQLSGHTHKGQIFPFNYLVALLFPMIGGHYELANGAHLYTSRGTGTWGPPMRILAPPEITVVELVRGS
- a CDS encoding DUF2284 domain-containing protein, with amino-acid sequence MEDFKIRSVPLSELSDYHRPEEVTGYCKSCPKYGQFWSCPPHGFDVSGYIHQFQHACIIGVKVHLDPVQNRNDALAYYHRRRHLLNAALLEIEADLSTAEVLFSGNCDVCNTCSRKEGQPCIRKDKMRYSLESLGYNVSEISETLLGKKLQWDQAKMPEYLFLVAAILSNAVIDTGTIKLA
- a CDS encoding sensor domain-containing diguanylate cyclase, with the translated sequence MTQRKNQLITIISLLLIAGFMVTSLASFFVSRSSLRSHIIQNELPLTSDNIYSEIQHDLLRPIFISSLMATDTFLRDWVLQGEQCADKITHYLKEIQIKYNTFTAFFVSEQTKIYYHSDGILKKIKPDEARDKWYFRVQKMTSDYEINVDPDMANKDAMTIFINHRVYDYKGNYIGATGIGLTVHAVKLLIENYQQRYHRNIYFIDKEGNIPLHGQNFTTDIKNIFEIDGIRSLRTKILFNQDTSFKYKNNGTTVHLNTRYIPEFGWYLFVEQSEEESIRQILHTLFINLAICIVITIIVVMLTNLTLSAYQSRLEKMATTDKLTGIYNRRAFDIIINQALKDVHRNKTGLSVILFDIDLFKKINDTLGHIAGDSVIQHVVNITCSNMRASDVICRWGGEEFLILLKGCNLDNAFNMAEKIRKAVSNAPALYKGTEIPVTISLGVAQYIPEDNEDSMLIRVDKALYTAKQSGRNRTEKAPLPM